A genomic window from Chrysoperla carnea chromosome 3, inChrCarn1.1, whole genome shotgun sequence includes:
- the LOC123295554 gene encoding DNA-directed RNA polymerases I, II, and III subunit RPABC5 — MIIPIRCFTCGKVIGNKWEAYLGLLQAEYTEGDALDALGLKRYCCRRMLLGHVDLIEKLLNYAPLEK; from the coding sequence ATGATTATTCCAATTCGTTGTTTCACTTGTGGAAAAGTTATTGGAAATAAATGGGAAGCATATTTAGGTTTATTACAAGCAGAATACACAGAAGGTGATGCTCTTGATGCTTTAGGATTGAAGAGATATTGTTGCCGTAGAATGTTATTAGGACATGTTGATTTAATcgaaaaacttttgaattatgCACCACTTGAAAAGTAa
- the LOC123294829 gene encoding PAN2-PAN3 deadenylation complex subunit PAN3 isoform X2, whose protein sequence is MDPMFLPYSPSNGVPQESKLATYMQNRQSTSTPVGVVNNLNQNFQKISLGSPIAVKKGVPASPEFVPSNRNSNISSSPNVFNTFSALGGSVVGPGGYTRNCVESPQSVTCSPRLTPQSSPPPNALNNSSPTFEKNNSATTTYQENVGGTTYFYSTSSGDNLSLSTTGNMTAGTTGIAGTTTYQVYPGTPSHLSTLKSKNTSSPFFVSEDIRNEILNKNALTLTQSDPEQFPDLPNEVDNYHDLCPLESIPSGPMHKAQLLGYPTSTYKATNIKTGVRYCLRRIHGFRLQNTKCMVFVDMWKRLYHSNVVQLREVFTTKAFGDNSMVFVYDYHPGSETLLSKHFLATENLNGYSDPFSSDTNAPRPYSHAKNTILRHQQNNKLPEPIIWNYVIQLTSALRVIHAAGLACRTLDPTKIILTGRSRLRLSCLAITDVLTFDSNAANPLALIPHYQQEDLNALGKLVLALACKSLMAIQRENISSSLELVSRIYTSDLRNLIMYLLSTQQRRTVTDLMPMIGARFYTQLDALQLRTDLMENEISKEMENGRLFRLLVKLGTINERPELNLDGTWAETGDRYMLKLFRDYVFHQVTEDGRPWLDMSHVVQCLNKLDAGVPEKVCLMSRDEQSILVVSYAELKHCLEQSFDEIVATANGGTSSEALT, encoded by the exons ATGGATCCAATGTTTCTACCATATTCACCTTCAAATGGGGTTCCTCAAGAATCCAAATTAGCTACTTACATG CAAAATCGGCAAAGTACAAGCACTCCAGTTGGTGTTGTTaacaatttaaatcaaaattttcaaaaaattagtttgggATCACCGATAGCTGTCAAAAAAGGAGTACCTGCATCTCCAGAATTTGTACCTTCAAATCGAAATTCGAATATTTCTTCATCGCCCaatgtttttaatacattttctgCATTAGGTGGATCTGTTGTTGGTCCAGGTGGTTATACACGTAATTGTGTAGAAAGTCCACAAAGTGTTACATGCTCACCTCGTCTTACACCACAATCATCGCCTCCGCCCAATGCACTTAATAACAGTTCACCTACGTTCGAAAAGAATAATTCAGCAACAACAACTTATCAG GAAAACGTCGGCGGCACAACGTACTTTTATTCGACATCAAGTGGTGATAATTTATCATTGAGCACGACCGGCAACATGACTGCAGGAACGACAGGAATTGCAGGAACTACTACTTATCAAGTATATCCAGGAACACCCAGTCATCTGAGCActcttaaatcaaaaaatacatcCTCACCATTCTTTGTGTCCGAGGACATACGAAACGAAATActcaataaaaatgcattaacaTTAACCCAATCAGACCCTGAACAATTTCCAG atTTGCCGAATGAAGTCGATAATTATCATGATTTATGCCCTTTGGAATCAATTCCTTCCGGTCCAATGCACAAAGCACAACTTTTGGGATATCCTACATCAACGTACAAAgcaacaaatattaaaacaggTGTACGATACTGTTTACGGCGAATACATGGTTTTcgattacaaaatacaaaatgtatggTGTTTGTTGACATGTGGAAGAGACTTTATCATTCCAATGTAGTGCAACTGAGAGAAGTGTTTACTACGAAAGCATTTGGAGATAATT ccATGGTTTTTGTTTACGATTATCATCCGGGCTCAGAAACATTACTATCTAAGCATTTTTTAgcaacagaaaatttaaatggtTATTCAGATCCATTTTCATCTGATACAAATGCTCCACGTCCATACAGTCACGCAAAAAATACAATACTCCGTCaccaacaaaataataaacttccGGAACCTATAATATGGAATTATGTGATACAATTAACTTCTGCGCTACGAGTGATACATGCTGCGGGTCTAGCATGTAGAACATTAGATCCAACGAAAATAATATTGACCGGTCGATCGAGATTACGATTGAGTTGTTTAGCAATAACAGATGTCTTAACATTTGATTCAAATGCAGCAAATCCTCTTGCATTAATACCACATTATCAACAAGAAGATTTGAATGCACTTGGTAAATTGGTGCTTGCCTTAGCTTGTAAATCTTTAATGGCGATTCAACgtgaaaatatttcatcatcTTTGGAATTAGTTTCAAGAATATATACCTCTGATTTGCGAAATTTGATTAT gtatttGCTGTCGACCCAACAGCGAAGAACAGTAACTGATTTAATGCCAATGATTGGTGCAAGGTTTTATACACAATTAGATGCATTGCAATTACGTACAGACTTGATGGAGAATGAAATATCAAAGGAAATGGAAAACGGACGACTATTTcgattattagtaaaattaggAACAATAAACGAGCGGCCAGA ACTTAATTTAGATGGAACATGGGCAGAAACTGGAGATCGATATATGTTAAAACTGTTCAGAGACTATGTATTTCACCAGGTTACAGAAGATGGTCGACCGTGGCTGGATATGTCTCATGTTGTTCAGTGCCTCAATAAACTTGATGCTGGTGTCCCAGAAAAG GTTTGCCTTATGTCCCGAGATGAGCAAAGCATTTTGGTTGTAAGTTATGCTGAATTAAAACATTGTCTGGAGCAATCCTTTGATGAAATAGTGGCAACAGCAAATGGTGGAACATCATCTGAAGCTTTAACGTAG
- the LOC123294883 gene encoding uncharacterized protein LOC123294883: MSSGGQSILDERGEYLKNPFFEGHLFGEFSPFYITITICTFFALFLFVLNFVFGCCSIHKYYWQDRHTGNRWLVSLWTTTAFKQPPLDLSDVEAAFQPDIQSAYNFSNPPEYLELQKRDDKRESEI; this comes from the exons atGTCGTCTGGTGGACAATCAATATTGGATGAACGtggtgaatatttaaaaaatcctttttttgagGGTCATCTTTTTGGTgaattttcaccattttatattacaataacaaTTTGTACATTctttgctttatttttatttgtattgaattTCGTGTTTGGATGTTGTTCAATCCATAAATATTATTGGCAAGACAGACATACGG gtaatcGCTGGCTAGTTTCTTTGTGGACAACAACAGCATTTAAACAACCACCATTAGATTTATCAGACGTTGAAGCAGCATTCCAACCGGATATACAATCAGCGTACAACTTTTCAAATCCTCCCGAATACTTAGAACTTCAAAAACGCGACGATAAACGTGAAAGTGAAATTTAA
- the LOC123294829 gene encoding PAN2-PAN3 deadenylation complex subunit PAN3 isoform X1, producing MSKISCIQNVTKVLKQPVIMDPMFLPYSPSNGVPQESKLATYMQNRQSTSTPVGVVNNLNQNFQKISLGSPIAVKKGVPASPEFVPSNRNSNISSSPNVFNTFSALGGSVVGPGGYTRNCVESPQSVTCSPRLTPQSSPPPNALNNSSPTFEKNNSATTTYQENVGGTTYFYSTSSGDNLSLSTTGNMTAGTTGIAGTTTYQVYPGTPSHLSTLKSKNTSSPFFVSEDIRNEILNKNALTLTQSDPEQFPDLPNEVDNYHDLCPLESIPSGPMHKAQLLGYPTSTYKATNIKTGVRYCLRRIHGFRLQNTKCMVFVDMWKRLYHSNVVQLREVFTTKAFGDNSMVFVYDYHPGSETLLSKHFLATENLNGYSDPFSSDTNAPRPYSHAKNTILRHQQNNKLPEPIIWNYVIQLTSALRVIHAAGLACRTLDPTKIILTGRSRLRLSCLAITDVLTFDSNAANPLALIPHYQQEDLNALGKLVLALACKSLMAIQRENISSSLELVSRIYTSDLRNLIMYLLSTQQRRTVTDLMPMIGARFYTQLDALQLRTDLMENEISKEMENGRLFRLLVKLGTINERPELNLDGTWAETGDRYMLKLFRDYVFHQVTEDGRPWLDMSHVVQCLNKLDAGVPEKVCLMSRDEQSILVVSYAELKHCLEQSFDEIVATANGGTSSEALT from the exons ATGTCAAAAATTTCGTGCATACAGAATGTTACA AAAGTATTAAAGCAACCAGTAATCATGGATCCAATGTTTCTACCATATTCACCTTCAAATGGGGTTCCTCAAGAATCCAAATTAGCTACTTACATG CAAAATCGGCAAAGTACAAGCACTCCAGTTGGTGTTGTTaacaatttaaatcaaaattttcaaaaaattagtttgggATCACCGATAGCTGTCAAAAAAGGAGTACCTGCATCTCCAGAATTTGTACCTTCAAATCGAAATTCGAATATTTCTTCATCGCCCaatgtttttaatacattttctgCATTAGGTGGATCTGTTGTTGGTCCAGGTGGTTATACACGTAATTGTGTAGAAAGTCCACAAAGTGTTACATGCTCACCTCGTCTTACACCACAATCATCGCCTCCGCCCAATGCACTTAATAACAGTTCACCTACGTTCGAAAAGAATAATTCAGCAACAACAACTTATCAG GAAAACGTCGGCGGCACAACGTACTTTTATTCGACATCAAGTGGTGATAATTTATCATTGAGCACGACCGGCAACATGACTGCAGGAACGACAGGAATTGCAGGAACTACTACTTATCAAGTATATCCAGGAACACCCAGTCATCTGAGCActcttaaatcaaaaaatacatcCTCACCATTCTTTGTGTCCGAGGACATACGAAACGAAATActcaataaaaatgcattaacaTTAACCCAATCAGACCCTGAACAATTTCCAG atTTGCCGAATGAAGTCGATAATTATCATGATTTATGCCCTTTGGAATCAATTCCTTCCGGTCCAATGCACAAAGCACAACTTTTGGGATATCCTACATCAACGTACAAAgcaacaaatattaaaacaggTGTACGATACTGTTTACGGCGAATACATGGTTTTcgattacaaaatacaaaatgtatggTGTTTGTTGACATGTGGAAGAGACTTTATCATTCCAATGTAGTGCAACTGAGAGAAGTGTTTACTACGAAAGCATTTGGAGATAATT ccATGGTTTTTGTTTACGATTATCATCCGGGCTCAGAAACATTACTATCTAAGCATTTTTTAgcaacagaaaatttaaatggtTATTCAGATCCATTTTCATCTGATACAAATGCTCCACGTCCATACAGTCACGCAAAAAATACAATACTCCGTCaccaacaaaataataaacttccGGAACCTATAATATGGAATTATGTGATACAATTAACTTCTGCGCTACGAGTGATACATGCTGCGGGTCTAGCATGTAGAACATTAGATCCAACGAAAATAATATTGACCGGTCGATCGAGATTACGATTGAGTTGTTTAGCAATAACAGATGTCTTAACATTTGATTCAAATGCAGCAAATCCTCTTGCATTAATACCACATTATCAACAAGAAGATTTGAATGCACTTGGTAAATTGGTGCTTGCCTTAGCTTGTAAATCTTTAATGGCGATTCAACgtgaaaatatttcatcatcTTTGGAATTAGTTTCAAGAATATATACCTCTGATTTGCGAAATTTGATTAT gtatttGCTGTCGACCCAACAGCGAAGAACAGTAACTGATTTAATGCCAATGATTGGTGCAAGGTTTTATACACAATTAGATGCATTGCAATTACGTACAGACTTGATGGAGAATGAAATATCAAAGGAAATGGAAAACGGACGACTATTTcgattattagtaaaattaggAACAATAAACGAGCGGCCAGA ACTTAATTTAGATGGAACATGGGCAGAAACTGGAGATCGATATATGTTAAAACTGTTCAGAGACTATGTATTTCACCAGGTTACAGAAGATGGTCGACCGTGGCTGGATATGTCTCATGTTGTTCAGTGCCTCAATAAACTTGATGCTGGTGTCCCAGAAAAG GTTTGCCTTATGTCCCGAGATGAGCAAAGCATTTTGGTTGTAAGTTATGCTGAATTAAAACATTGTCTGGAGCAATCCTTTGATGAAATAGTGGCAACAGCAAATGGTGGAACATCATCTGAAGCTTTAACGTAG